The Flavivirga eckloniae genomic interval GATAAAAATTACCATAAGCCAATGACACCTGACTTTTTGCAGATGTTTTATAAGCTAAAGACAATCTTGGTGCTAAAGTAAAGTCTTTAAACAACTCACTATACTCACCTCTTAATCCTGATTTAAAAGCTAAATTTTTAGATATAAAAATATCGGCTTCGGCAAAAACTGCGGCTATGTTGTTATTATAACCATATTTTGCATTGTTGATAGAAGCATCCGAATAGCTTTCATCAAAATCAGTTGCAAAATATTCAGCGCCAAAATAAAGCTTAAACCGGTTGCTAATTCTGTTTTTAAATTTCAATTTGCCGTGCAGTGAATTTTCTATATTATCTACATCACTTTCAATAATGTTTAAATTGTTTTTTGCGTGCGTATAGCTTAAACCTCCAAATAACGACCAGGTATCGTTTAAAGCTCCTTGATACGAACCATTTACATATACGTTATTGTTATTCAATTTAAAATAAGCCCCCTCGCTAATATTAATATCCTCCTGTGTTAATTCAAAATTAGTAACATCGAATGCACCATAAAGCTTAAACAAACCGTTATCGGTCTTTTTTCTTAAAACAGCTTCGCCAGAAACCGTTTCGTATGGCTTTATCCAATCATTTCTGTTCGTAAATATTGCATTGTACGGTGCCAAATTAATATAGGATGCATTCACACTCAATGAACTTTTCTCCCACTTTTGCGTATTTCCTATAGTTGCCCCAACGCTCATAATGCCTATATCTGTTTTTTCTTGATCCGGTTCATCAATAGTATTCAACAACAATACACTTGAAAGTGCCTGTCCGAATTCTGCAGAATATCCCCCTGTAGAAAATGTAATACCATCAAATAAAAATGGAGAATACCTACCACGTGTTGGCGCATTATTAGTAGTTGGTGTGTATGGCGTAAATACCCGAATGCCATCTATAAATATTTGTGTTTCGTTAGCATCGCCACCACGTACAAATAATCGTCCATCTTCTGCCACAGTAGTTGTTCCCGGTAATGTTTGTAGTGCGCCTACAAAATCGCCCAGAGCACTCGCCGTAGTAACAACATCTAAGGGTTTTAACACATTAACCTTACTATTATCACCTGCTGAAAAAGTACCTGCAGATAATACCACAGCATCTAATGTATTCACATCTTCCCGAAGTTTAATACTTAAATCCTTCATAAAAGATATATCTCCTACCATGGTATATGTTTCGTAAGACACGTAAGAAACTATTAAAGTTTGTGAGCCTTTCTCGGTTGTTTTAAACGAAAAGTTTCCATGCTCATCTGTAGTACCACCATCGTAAGTACCTTCCAAATAAACATTAGCCCCCATAATTGGAGTATTTTTCATAGTATAAACCGTACCATTAATAGTTTTTTGGGCGCTTAGCTGAATTGATATTAAGACAATCAAGCTGGTTAAAATAGTTTTCATAGATAAATTTATTCTGTTGTTCG includes:
- a CDS encoding TonB-dependent receptor, which produces MKTILTSLIVLISIQLSAQKTINGTVYTMKNTPIMGANVYLEGTYDGGTTDEHGNFSFKTTEKGSQTLIVSYVSYETYTMVGDISFMKDLSIKLREDVNTLDAVVLSAGTFSAGDNSKVNVLKPLDVVTTASALGDFVGALQTLPGTTTVAEDGRLFVRGGDANETQIFIDGIRVFTPYTPTTNNAPTRGRYSPFLFDGITFSTGGYSAEFGQALSSVLLLNTIDEPDQEKTDIGIMSVGATIGNTQKWEKSSLSVNASYINLAPYNAIFTNRNDWIKPYETVSGEAVLRKKTDNGLFKLYGAFDVTNFELTQEDINISEGAYFKLNNNNVYVNGSYQGALNDTWSLFGGLSYTHAKNNLNIIESDVDNIENSLHGKLKFKNRISNRFKLYFGAEYFATDFDESYSDASINNAKYGYNNNIAAVFAEADIFISKNLAFKSGLRGEYSELFKDFTLAPRLSLAYKTSAKSQVSLAYGNFYQNPTSNVLKFNQDLKAQNTSHYIFNYQYNADRRLFRAEAYYKKYDHLVKYDSEFTNFNTNFNNNGSGFARGIDFFWRDSKSIKNVDYWLSYSFLDTERDYKNYPVKSQPNFANTHNLSVVGKYWVDKWKSQIGFSYALASGRTYTNPNEPGFLNNKTKPYNSLSINWAYLISPQKILYASVNNALGFRNINGYQYANTPDLNGHFNRRALQPSVDQFFFVGFFWTISEDKKSNQLDNL